Proteins from a genomic interval of Geodermatophilus obscurus DSM 43160:
- the galE gene encoding UDP-glucose 4-epimerase GalE yields the protein MRVLVAGGAGYIGSVVTAALLEGGHEVTVLDDLSTGHADAVPSGARFVQASLHDSAPVLADVRPEAVLHFAAKSLVGESQVKPEIYWDTNVSGTLALLEAMRAADCRRIVFSSTAATYGEPEQVPIREDAPTRPTNTYGATKLAVDAMLTSYAAAYDFAAVSLRYFNVAGAAYGLGERHTTETHLIPIALQVVAGRREHLTIYGEDYPTEDGTCIRDYIHVEDLSDAHLLALTAPSPGEHRIYNLGNGTGFSVQQVIDAVREVTGHPVPVEVGQRRAGDPAQLVASSDRIRADLGWTPKHTDLAGIVRDAWETAQK from the coding sequence ATGCGCGTTCTCGTCGCCGGTGGAGCCGGCTACATCGGCAGCGTAGTCACGGCGGCTCTCCTCGAGGGGGGTCACGAGGTGACCGTCCTCGACGACCTCTCGACCGGGCACGCCGACGCCGTCCCCTCGGGGGCCCGGTTCGTGCAGGCGTCGCTGCACGACTCCGCGCCGGTCCTCGCCGACGTCCGCCCCGAGGCGGTCCTGCACTTCGCGGCCAAGAGCCTGGTCGGTGAGTCGCAGGTCAAGCCGGAGATCTACTGGGACACCAACGTGTCCGGGACGCTCGCGCTGCTCGAGGCCATGCGCGCGGCCGACTGCCGGCGGATCGTCTTCTCCTCCACCGCGGCCACCTACGGCGAGCCCGAGCAGGTGCCGATCCGCGAGGACGCCCCGACCCGGCCCACCAACACCTACGGCGCCACCAAGCTCGCCGTCGACGCCATGCTGACCTCGTACGCGGCCGCGTACGACTTCGCGGCGGTGAGCCTGCGCTACTTCAACGTGGCCGGCGCGGCCTACGGCCTCGGCGAGCGGCACACCACCGAGACCCACCTCATCCCGATCGCGCTGCAGGTGGTGGCCGGCCGGCGGGAGCACCTGACGATCTACGGCGAGGACTACCCGACCGAGGACGGCACCTGCATCCGCGACTACATCCACGTCGAGGACCTCAGCGATGCCCACCTGCTCGCGCTGACCGCGCCGTCCCCGGGCGAGCACCGCATCTACAACCTGGGCAACGGCACCGGCTTCTCGGTGCAGCAGGTGATCGACGCGGTCCGCGAGGTGACCGGCCACCCGGTGCCGGTCGAGGTCGGTCAGCGGCGGGCCGGGGACCCCGCGCAGCTGGTCGCCTCCAGTGACCGGATCCGCGCCGACCTGGGCTGGACGCCGAAGCACACCGACCTGGCCGGCATCGTCCGCGACGCCTGGGAGACGGCCCAGAAGTAG